In Halarcobacter bivalviorum, a genomic segment contains:
- a CDS encoding saccharopine dehydrogenase family protein: protein MKKGILIIGAGGVSRVATVKCAMNIDTFEKITLASRTLKRCDSIAMDIKERLGVEIETAQVDADDIPQLVSLIKEVNPKLVLNVALPYQDLTIMDACTEVGVDYVDTANYEHPDEAKFEYKEQWARDEQFKKAGIKALLGSGFDPGVTGVFCAYAQQNLFDEIHYIDIMDCNAGDHGYAFATNFNPEINLREVSANGRYWENGEWIETKPLEIRVDHDYPEVGVKPSYLLYHEELESLSKNIKGLKRIRFFMTFGDAYIQHMNCLQNVGMLGIEPVEHQGQKIIPIEFLKTLLPDPASLGPRTVGLTNIGCIIEGIKDGKKKKIYIYNICDHQECYKETGAQAVSYTTGVPAMIGSKMLYKGIWDGTGVFNIEEFDAKPFMDELMTQGLPWKILELDV from the coding sequence ATGAAAAAAGGTATTTTAATCATTGGTGCAGGTGGAGTAAGTAGAGTTGCTACAGTTAAGTGTGCTATGAATATTGATACATTTGAAAAGATTACATTAGCGTCAAGAACACTTAAAAGATGTGATTCAATAGCAATGGATATTAAAGAGAGACTTGGAGTAGAGATTGAAACTGCACAAGTTGATGCTGATGATATTCCTCAATTAGTAAGTTTAATTAAAGAGGTTAATCCAAAGCTTGTTTTAAATGTTGCGTTACCTTATCAAGATTTAACAATTATGGATGCTTGTACGGAAGTAGGTGTTGATTATGTGGATACTGCAAACTATGAACACCCAGATGAAGCAAAATTTGAATATAAAGAGCAATGGGCAAGAGATGAACAGTTTAAAAAAGCTGGTATCAAAGCACTTTTAGGTTCAGGTTTTGACCCAGGTGTAACAGGTGTATTTTGTGCTTATGCTCAACAAAACTTATTTGATGAAATTCATTATATAGATATTATGGATTGTAATGCTGGTGATCATGGATACGCTTTTGCTACAAACTTTAATCCAGAAATCAACTTAAGAGAAGTATCTGCAAATGGTAGATATTGGGAAAATGGTGAGTGGATTGAAACAAAACCTTTAGAGATTAGAGTAGACCATGATTATCCAGAAGTTGGAGTTAAACCTTCATACCTTTTATACCATGAAGAGTTAGAGTCTTTATCTAAAAATATTAAAGGTTTAAAAAGAATTAGATTCTTTATGACTTTTGGAGATGCTTATATTCAACACATGAATTGTTTACAAAATGTAGGTATGTTAGGAATTGAGCCAGTTGAACACCAAGGTCAAAAAATTATTCCAATTGAGTTCTTAAAAACTTTATTACCAGATCCAGCATCTTTAGGACCAAGAACAGTAGGTCTTACTAATATTGGTTGTATTATTGAAGGTATTAAAGATGGAAAGAAAAAGAAAATCTATATCTATAATATTTGTGACCACCAAGAGTGTTATAAAGAGACGGGAGCACAAGCTGTTTCTTATACAACAGGAGTTCCAGCAATGATTGGTTCTAAAATGCTTTATAAAGGTATTTGGGATGGAACTGGTGTATTTAATATTGAAGAGTTTGATGCAAAACCATTTATGGATGAGTTAATGACTCAAGGACTTCCTTGGAAAATCCTTGAATTAGACGTATAA
- the ppk2 gene encoding polyphosphate kinase 2, with protein MGQDRKIINEEFKDEEEIDTHRSEKHKPNNFSRKREELRTRGKKVQIWVKKETLEYQKELTKLQIELLKFQNHVKDQGLKVLMLFEGRDAAGKGGTIKRITEHLNPRGARVVALEKPSDVEKTQWYFQRYTKHLPSAGEIVLFDRSWYNRAGVEPVMSFCTPEEHHEFLREVPEFEQMLVKSGIILLKFYFSVSKKEQARRFKKREIDPLKQYKLSPVDKESQKLWDKYTVAKFSMLMSSNTDHAPWTIIRSDNKKRARINCIKHILSMVDYPNKIDSHEIIMDSEILVSGTKELEHMEQKNKFAKA; from the coding sequence ATGGGTCAAGATAGAAAAATTATTAATGAAGAATTCAAAGATGAAGAAGAGATTGACACTCATAGAAGTGAGAAACATAAACCTAATAACTTTTCAAGAAAAAGAGAAGAGTTAAGAACTAGAGGCAAAAAAGTTCAAATTTGGGTTAAAAAAGAGACTTTAGAATATCAAAAGGAGTTAACAAAACTTCAAATTGAATTACTAAAGTTTCAAAACCATGTAAAAGATCAAGGCCTTAAAGTTCTTATGCTTTTTGAAGGTAGAGATGCTGCTGGAAAAGGTGGTACAATTAAAAGAATCACTGAGCATTTAAATCCTAGGGGTGCTAGAGTTGTAGCCTTAGAAAAACCAAGTGATGTTGAAAAAACTCAATGGTATTTCCAAAGATATACAAAACATTTGCCAAGTGCTGGAGAGATAGTTTTATTCGATAGGTCTTGGTATAATAGAGCTGGTGTTGAGCCAGTTATGAGTTTTTGTACTCCTGAAGAGCATCATGAATTTTTAAGAGAAGTTCCTGAGTTTGAACAAATGCTTGTAAAATCTGGAATTATTCTTCTTAAATTTTATTTCTCTGTATCAAAAAAAGAACAAGCTAGAAGGTTCAAAAAAAGAGAAATTGACCCATTAAAACAGTATAAATTATCTCCTGTAGATAAAGAGTCTCAAAAGCTTTGGGATAAATATACAGTAGCAAAATTTTCAATGCTTATGTCTTCTAATACAGACCATGCTCCATGGACAATTATTAGAAGTGATAATAAAAAAAGAGCAAGAATTAACTGTATAAAACATATTTTATCAATGGTTGATTACCCAAATAAGATTGATTCGCATGAAATTATAATGGATAGTGAAATATTAGTTTCTGGTACAAAAGAGCTAGAACATATGGAACAAAAAAATAAGTTTGCAAAGGCATAG
- the nspC gene encoding carboxynorspermidine decarboxylase, with amino-acid sequence MTNTEKITDINKLPSPAFICEEELLERNLKLLKKVQEEADVKILLALKGFALKASFELCRKYLYGCCASGLHEALLAKEEFQKEVHTYSPAFKDEEIDEIIDISNHLVFNSFSQLERYGKKAYGKTSIGLRVNPEYSSVEVDLYNPCGAFSRLGITKKNFQADKLELIEGLHFHALCEQNVDALEGALANFEKNFGEYLVGMKWVNFGGGHHITRADYDVEGLIKLLKEFKLRYPHLEVYLEPGEAVGWQTGYLMATVLDIVENGMQIAILDTSAEAHMPDTLAMPYRAEIRNSGLANEKKYTYRLGGNTCLAGDIIGDYSFDEPLKVGDKIILEDMIHYTMVKTTTFNGIKLPSIIIKDNKDCYQIVNNFGYNAYKSRL; translated from the coding sequence ATGACAAATACTGAAAAAATAACTGACATAAACAAATTACCTTCTCCCGCATTTATTTGCGAGGAGGAGCTTCTAGAAAGAAATCTAAAACTACTTAAAAAAGTGCAAGAAGAAGCAGACGTAAAAATTTTACTAGCTTTAAAAGGTTTTGCTTTAAAAGCTAGTTTTGAACTTTGTAGAAAATATCTTTATGGATGTTGTGCAAGTGGTTTACATGAAGCCCTTTTAGCAAAAGAAGAGTTCCAAAAAGAAGTACATACTTATTCTCCTGCTTTTAAAGATGAAGAGATAGATGAGATTATAGATATTTCAAATCACTTAGTATTTAACTCATTTTCTCAACTTGAAAGATATGGTAAAAAAGCATATGGAAAAACTTCTATTGGACTTAGAGTAAATCCTGAATATTCATCTGTTGAGGTAGATTTATATAACCCTTGTGGTGCTTTTTCAAGATTAGGTATTACAAAGAAAAATTTTCAAGCAGATAAACTAGAGCTTATAGAAGGTTTACATTTTCATGCACTTTGTGAGCAAAATGTAGATGCCCTAGAGGGTGCTTTAGCAAACTTTGAGAAAAACTTTGGGGAATATTTAGTAGGGATGAAATGGGTAAACTTTGGTGGTGGACATCATATTACAAGAGCTGATTATGATGTGGAAGGATTAATTAAACTATTAAAAGAGTTTAAGTTAAGATATCCTCATTTAGAAGTTTATTTAGAGCCAGGAGAAGCAGTAGGTTGGCAGACAGGTTACCTTATGGCAACTGTTTTAGATATTGTTGAAAATGGAATGCAAATAGCCATTTTAGATACTTCAGCAGAGGCTCATATGCCAGATACTTTAGCAATGCCATATCGTGCAGAGATTAGAAATTCTGGTTTAGCAAATGAAAAAAAGTATACATATCGACTAGGTGGAAACACTTGCTTAGCAGGTGATATTATCGGAGATTACTCTTTTGATGAGCCTTTAAAAGTAGGGGATAAAATTATTTTAGAAGATATGATTCATTATACTATGGTTAAAACAACTACTTTCAATGGAATTAAGTTACCATCTATTATAATAAAGGATAATAAGGATTGTTACCAAATTGTAAATAATTTTGGATATAATGCCTACAAATCAAGATTATAA